The DNA sequence TAGGCAGAATGATGAATACAAACAATCAACCTGTAGAAAGTGTCTAATTAAGACTGTGGTTTTCTTTTGAAACGGCCTTCCTTCAATAAAAAATGACAATGGAAAGCTTTCTGACAAAGGAAAAAAGCAGGTGAGGTTATTTAACGAAAATCTTTATTTTCTGACAATTAGCATTTACAGTACAGCATATACCTTTAAAAACAGTATTGTTCTCACTGGAGGATAAAGTGTCGTGGAAAATCGATTTGAGGAGGAAAAGCTGATGATTAAAACGGAGCAAGTTTGGAAACCGGCAGCTTTATCAGAGGCCTGGATGCTTTTTCAGCACTATCAGGATGACTGTTGTTTTGTAGCTGGAGGAACATGGCTCCGTACTCAATGGGAGGCAGGAACGCTGAACCGTCCTTCCCAGCTGATATCTCTGGAGTCGGTTCCTGAAATAAGCAGTTCCGCAGAAAAAAGAGGAGATTCTATATTTATCGGTTCACTTGCTAGGTTGTCTGCTTTAATAGAAGATCCGCTGATCCAGGAGGAGCTTCCCGAGCTTGCGAAAGCATGTGCAAGAACGGCGGCGCCTTCCATCAGAAATCAGGCAACTATAGGAGGCAACGTGCTGACCAGGATCGGGGACACGCTTCCTTCTCTTCTCATTTACAATGCAGAACTCATCTGGTTCGACGGAAACAGCACCGTGGAAGAAATGCTGGAAGATTGGCTTCAGACAGTCAAGAAGGAATCCAGAATCCTGGTCGGGATTTCCCTGCCGCTGCAGAAAGACTATGCAAATATGGTTATGTTTTATATGAAAACAGGCAGGCGGGAAACTTTTATTCCTTCCCAGGTATCCGTAGCGGGACGTATCAGCTGTGATGAGAACGGAGATGTGATCGAAGCCGCACTTGCAGCAGGCGGAGGAAATGCAATCCCGGTAAGACTCCGTAAATCAGAAGCACTCTTCAAGAAATCATATGCACGAAACCTGTTTCCGGCACTCGTCCACCAGCAGATTAAAGAAGAATTCAATCCCCCATCGGATGTCTTTGCTTCAGCAGCTTACAAAAAGCGCGTCGCTGCAAATCTGATTGTAAGCGAATGGTACAGGAAAGGGTGTGAACAAGTTGCTTCTAAATAGTCATACGACAACGCATCCATGGAAAGTTCGGCCGGATGGGCTTGAAAAGGTGACAGGGCAGCT is a window from the Alkalicoccus halolimnae genome containing:
- a CDS encoding FAD binding domain-containing protein yields the protein MIKTEQVWKPAALSEAWMLFQHYQDDCCFVAGGTWLRTQWEAGTLNRPSQLISLESVPEISSSAEKRGDSIFIGSLARLSALIEDPLIQEELPELAKACARTAAPSIRNQATIGGNVLTRIGDTLPSLLIYNAELIWFDGNSTVEEMLEDWLQTVKKESRILVGISLPLQKDYANMVMFYMKTGRRETFIPSQVSVAGRISCDENGDVIEAALAAGGGNAIPVRLRKSEALFKKSYARNLFPALVHQQIKEEFNPPSDVFASAAYKKRVAANLIVSEWYRKGCEQVASK